One window of the Perca fluviatilis chromosome 5, GENO_Pfluv_1.0, whole genome shotgun sequence genome contains the following:
- the znf740b gene encoding zinc finger protein 740b isoform X1, translated as MTHHSNNSVRDHMKWAGLLGCEAVLSSMALMQANNIPGQKRMMSPLGQGHRASPESHQTHSQHSHNHHGHQAHHGQPHNSHMGHPSAGSCPPLLIRKDGDYHSSRMMDGKDMQANQNMQPKKKHKKSGSSSKVKVEHSVPPMDMDDDDSSLKVQKNFICDHCYGAFRSSYHLKRHILTHTGEKPFACDACDMRFIQRYHLDRHKRVHSGEKPYQCDRCHQNFSRTDRLLRHRRLCTVGMSKEENQYSQDTSAHPASWSPLQPSNNRLTV; from the exons ATGACACACCATTCCAACAACTCTGTTCGAGACCATATGAAATGG GCTGGGTTGCTGGGCTGCGAGGCGGTGCTGTCCAGCATGGCCCTGATGCAAGCCAACAACATCCCAGGCCAGAAGAGGATGATGTCCCCCTTGGGTCAAGGGCACAGGGCTAGTCCTGAGAGCCACCAAACCCACTCGCAGCACAGCCACAACCACCATGGACACCAGGCTCACCATGGACAACCCCACAATAGCCACATGGGCCATCCTTCAGCCGGGAGCTGTCCACCCCTA CTGATTCGAAAAGACGGGGATTATCACTCATCAAGAATGATGGATGGAAAGGACATGCAGGCAAACCAGAATATGCAACCCAAGAAGAAGCACAAAAAATCAGGGTCATCCAGCAAAGTTAAAGTGGAG cATTCAGTTCCACCAATGGATATGGACGACGATGACAGTTCCTTGAAAGTCCAGAAGAACTTCATCTGTGACCACTGCTATGGAGCTTTCCGGAGTAGCTACCACCTCAAGCGTCACATACTTACACATACAG gagagaagccatttGCTTGCGACGCGTGTGATATGCGGTTCATTCAGCGTTACCACCTGGACAGACACAAGAGGGTGCACAGCGGAGAGAAGCCGTACCAGTGTGATCGCTGCCATCAG AACTTCTCACGGACAGACAGGCTACTGAGACACCGACGGCTATGTACAGTTGGGATGAGCAAGGAGGAGAACCAGTACTCACAGGACACATCTGCCCATCCAGCTTCCTGGAGCCCCCTACAGCCTTCCAACAACCGTCTGACTGTCTGA
- the znf740b gene encoding zinc finger protein 740b isoform X2 has translation MALMQANNIPGQKRMMSPLGQGHRASPESHQTHSQHSHNHHGHQAHHGQPHNSHMGHPSAGSCPPLLIRKDGDYHSSRMMDGKDMQANQNMQPKKKHKKSGSSSKVKVEHSVPPMDMDDDDSSLKVQKNFICDHCYGAFRSSYHLKRHILTHTGEKPFACDACDMRFIQRYHLDRHKRVHSGEKPYQCDRCHQNFSRTDRLLRHRRLCTVGMSKEENQYSQDTSAHPASWSPLQPSNNRLTV, from the exons ATGGCCCTGATGCAAGCCAACAACATCCCAGGCCAGAAGAGGATGATGTCCCCCTTGGGTCAAGGGCACAGGGCTAGTCCTGAGAGCCACCAAACCCACTCGCAGCACAGCCACAACCACCATGGACACCAGGCTCACCATGGACAACCCCACAATAGCCACATGGGCCATCCTTCAGCCGGGAGCTGTCCACCCCTA CTGATTCGAAAAGACGGGGATTATCACTCATCAAGAATGATGGATGGAAAGGACATGCAGGCAAACCAGAATATGCAACCCAAGAAGAAGCACAAAAAATCAGGGTCATCCAGCAAAGTTAAAGTGGAG cATTCAGTTCCACCAATGGATATGGACGACGATGACAGTTCCTTGAAAGTCCAGAAGAACTTCATCTGTGACCACTGCTATGGAGCTTTCCGGAGTAGCTACCACCTCAAGCGTCACATACTTACACATACAG gagagaagccatttGCTTGCGACGCGTGTGATATGCGGTTCATTCAGCGTTACCACCTGGACAGACACAAGAGGGTGCACAGCGGAGAGAAGCCGTACCAGTGTGATCGCTGCCATCAG AACTTCTCACGGACAGACAGGCTACTGAGACACCGACGGCTATGTACAGTTGGGATGAGCAAGGAGGAGAACCAGTACTCACAGGACACATCTGCCCATCCAGCTTCCTGGAGCCCCCTACAGCCTTCCAACAACCGTCTGACTGTCTGA